The following are encoded together in the Brassica napus cultivar Da-Ae chromosome A9, Da-Ae, whole genome shotgun sequence genome:
- the LOC106451244 gene encoding phospho-2-dehydro-3-deoxyheptonate aldolase 1, chloroplastic-like, producing the protein MALMNGSLNLPSIYTHRQSTFSSAAPRTTSLRISAVQTDPKPPSSSVTTPATATKTVGVNVGKSKWSPESWKTKTALQQPEYPDLAELEAVLETIEAFPPIVFAGEARLLEERLGQAAMGEAFLLQGGDCAESFKEFNANNIRDTFRILLQMGAVLMFGGQVPVVKVGRMAGQFAKPRSDSFEERNGVKLPSYRGDNINGDAFDSKSRIPDPQRMIRAYCQSAATLNLLRAFATGGYAAMQRVTQWNLDFTEKSEQGDRYRELANRVDEALGFMHAAGLTLDHPIMQTTDFWTSHECLLLPYEQSLTRLDSTSGLYYDCSAHMIWVGERTRQLDGAHVEFLRGVANPLGIKVSDKMDPKELVKLIEILNADNKPGRITIITRMGAENMRVKLPHLIRAVRRAGQIVTWVSDPMHGNTIKAPCGLKTRPFDSILAEVRAFFDVHEQEGSHPGGVHLEMTGQNVTECIGGSRTVTFDDLGSRYHTHCDPRLNASQSLELSFIIAERLRKRRIKSQQAFSI; encoded by the exons atggcgCTCATGAACGGAAGCCTGAATCTACCATCGATATACACCCACCGTCAATCAACCTTCTCCTCCGCCGCGCCAAGAACCACGTCCCTCCGGATCTCCGCCGTGCAAACCGACCCAAAACCACCATCTTCGTCGGTAACGACTCCTGCGACGGCGACGAAGACCGTCGGGGTTAATGTGGGTAAATCCAAATGGTCGCCGGAGAGCTGGAAGACGAAGACAGCTCTTCAGCAGCCGGAGTACCCTGATTTAGCTGAGCTTGAAGCTGTGCTGGAGACGATCGAGGCATTTCCTCCGATCGTCTTCGCCGGAGAAGCGAGGTTGCTCGAGGAGAGGCTAGGACAAGCCGCGATGGGTGAAGCGTTTCTGTTACAGGGAGGTGATTGTGCGGAGAGCTTCAAAGAGTTCAACGCTAACAACATTCGTGACACCTTTAGGATTCTTCTCCAGATGGGTGCTGTTTTGATGTTCGGTGGTCAAGTCCCTGTCGTTAAG GTTGGAAGAATGGCGGGTCAATTTGCGAAGCCGAGGTCTGATTCGTTTGAGGAGAGGAACGGAGTGAAGCTTCCGAGTTACAGAGGAGATAACATCAATGGAGATGCTTTTGATTCCAAGTCTAGGATCCCTGATCCACAGAGGATGATCAGAGCTTACTGTCAATCTGCAGCTACTCTGAATCTTTTGAGAGCGTTTGCTACTGGTGGTTATGCTGCTATGCAGAGAGTTACTCAGTGGAATCTTGATTTCACTGAAAAAAGTGAGCAAGGAGACag GTACCGTGAACTAGCTAACCGTGTTGATGAAGCGCTGGGTTTCATGCACGCTGCTGGACTCACCCTCGACCATCCCATAATGCAAACAACAGACTTCTGGACTTCTCATGAGTGTCTTCTCTTGCCTTATGAGCAATCACTAACAAGGCTAGACTCTACTTCTGGCCTCTACTACGACTGCTCTGCTCATATGATCTGGGTCGGTGAGCGAACCAGACAGCTCGATGGAGCCCATGTCGAGTTCTTAAGAGGTGTTGCTAATCCTCTTGGAATCAAGGTGAGTGATAAGATGGATCCGAAGGAGCTGGTGAAGCTGATTGAGATCTTGAATGCTGATAATAAGCCTGGAAGGATCACGATTATCACAAGAATGGGAGCAGAGAATATGAGAGTGAAGCTTCCTCATTTGATCAGAGCTGTGAGGCGTGCTGGACAGATTGTGACTTGGGTCAGTGATCCAATGCATGGAAACACCATTAAGGCTCCTTGTGGTCTCAAGACTCGTCCCTTTGACTCCATCTTG gCTGAAGTGAGGGCGTTCTTCGACGTGCACGAGCAAGAAGGAAGCCACCCGGGAGGTGTTCACCTAGAGATGACAGGTCAGAACGTGACCGAGTGCATCGGTGGTTCACGCACAGTCACGTTCGATGACTTGGGGTCACGATACCACACGCACTGTGACCCTCGCCTCAACGCCTCGCAGTCTCTCGAGCTCTCTTTCATCATCGCTGAACGCCTTAGAAAGAGACGCATCAAGTCCCAACAGGCTTTTTCTATCTAA
- the LOC106451243 gene encoding UDP-glycosyltransferase 85A5 — MASHIVSSGQKPHVVCVPYPAQGHIDPMLKVAKLLHNRGFHVTFVNNVYNHNRLLRSRGPNALDRIPTFRFESIPDGLLETDGDKMQDIPSLCEATMKNCLAPFKELLQRINVRDDVSPVSCIVADGIMTFTLDAAEELGIPCVIFWTTSACGFLSYMYFHSFIEKDLCPLKDESYLNTQIDWIPTMKDLKLKDIPSFIRATSRDDIMLNFFLHETDQLKRASAIILNTFDDLEHDTIQSLQSILPPVYTIGPLHLLVNRDIDEDIEIGRMGSSLWKEEKECLDWLDTKPINSVVYVNFGSITVMSAKQLVEFAWGLAATGKEFLWVIRPDLVDGEVPMLPPDFLTETAGRRMLATWCPQEKVLAYPAVGGFLTHCGWNSTIESLCGGVPMVCWPFFAEQPTNCKFCCDEWGVGMEIGGDVGREEVEAVVRELMDGAKGKSMRKKAEEWRGLAEKATEHTCGSSELNLQIVVNTVLLQHLHPSILAKEVTF, encoded by the exons ATGGCTTCTCATATCGTTTCTAGCGGACAAAAACCACACGTTGTTTGCGTGCCTTACCCTGCTCAAGGCCATATCGACCCGATGCTCAAAGTAGCTAAACTGCTTCACAACAGAGGCTTTCACGTCACCTTTGTCAACAACGTCTACAATCACAACCGTCTACTCCGGTCGCGTGGGCCCAACGCGCTGGACCGGATTCCTACGTTCCGGTTTGAGTCTATCCCTGATGGTCTACTAGAGACTGATGGGGATAAGATGCAGGACATCCCTTCCCTTTGCGAGGCCACTATGAAGAATTGTCTAGCTCCATTTAAGGAACTTCTTCAGCGGATCAACGTCCGAGATGATGTTTCTCCGGTGAGTTGTATTGTAGCTGATGGTATTATGACTTTCACTCTTGACGCTGCGGAGGAGCTCGGTATCCCCTGTGTTATTTTCTGGACCACAAGTGCTTGTGGCTTCCTGTCCTATATGTACTTTCACAGTTTCATCGAGAAGGATTTATGTCCATTAAAAG ATGAGAGTTActtaaacacacaaatagacTGGATTCCAACGATGAAAGACCTAAAACTAAAAGACATCCCAAGCTTCATCCGTGCGACTAGTCGTGACGACATCATGCTCAATTTTTTTCTCCATGAGACAGACCAACTCAAACGCGCTTCCGCTATCATTCTCAACACGTTCGATGatcttgagcatgacaccataCAATCTCTGCAGTCTATTCTACCTCCCGTGTACACAATTGGACCGCTCCATCTACTAGTGAATCGTGATATCGACGAGGATATTGAGATAGGACGGATGGGATCGAGTTTATGGAAGGAGGAGAAGGAGTGTCTAGACTGGCTTGACACCAAACCTATAAACAGCGTTGTTTACGTTAACTTTGGTAGCATAACGGTGATGAGCGCAAAACAACTCGTAGAGTTCGCTTGGGGTTTGGCGGCAACAGGAAAAGAGTTTTTGTGGGTGATCAGGCCCGATTTAGTAGACGGTGAAGTGCCGATGCTTCCGCCAGATTTTTTAACCGAGACGGCTGGCAGGAGGATGCTAGCGACTTGGTGTCCTCAAGAAAAGGTTCTTGCTTATCCAGCGGTAGGAGGGTTCTTAACGCACTGTGGATGGAACTCGACTATAGAGAGTCTTTGTGGTGGAGTTCCTATGGTGTGTTGGCCATTCTTTGCTGAACAGCCAACAAATTGTAAGTTTTGCTGTGATGAGTGGGGAGTGGGGATGGAGATCGGTGGAGATGTAGGGAGGGAGGAGGTCGAAGCGGTGGTAAGAGAGCTAATGGATGGAGCGAAAGGAAAGAGCATGAGGAAGAAGGCGGAAGAGTGGAGAGGCTTAGCTGAGAAAGCGACGGAGCATACGTGTGGTTCATCGGAATTAAATTTGCAGATAGTTGTTAACACAGTTCTCTTACAGCACCTCCATCCTAGCATCCTAGCGAAGGAGGTGACTTTCTAA